The following proteins come from a genomic window of Cronobacter muytjensii ATCC 51329:
- a CDS encoding DUF484 domain-containing protein has protein sequence MSKAGEQQETLAALDDDAVLDYLLRHPDFFIRNAAMVEQIRVPHPVRGSVSLVEWHMARARNHINELEENMTLLMEQASANEGLFYRLLKLQGRLACANSLQEMLERLNRWARDMGLAGASIRLFPERWRLGAPSGFTHLALSRQAFEPVRIQRLGQQTHYLGTLNGPELLVVLPEAKAVGSVAMSLLGEHGELGVLIFSSRDPQHYQPGQGTQLLHELSLMLPDLLARWIERV, from the coding sequence ATGAGTAAGGCTGGAGAACAGCAGGAGACGCTGGCGGCGCTCGATGACGACGCGGTGCTCGACTATCTGCTGCGCCATCCCGATTTTTTTATCCGCAACGCCGCGATGGTTGAACAGATCCGCGTACCGCACCCGGTGCGCGGCTCGGTTTCGCTGGTAGAGTGGCACATGGCGCGCGCGCGCAACCACATCAACGAACTGGAAGAAAACATGACGTTGCTGATGGAGCAGGCGAGCGCCAACGAAGGGCTTTTTTACCGTCTGCTGAAGCTTCAGGGGCGGCTCGCCTGCGCAAACAGTCTTCAGGAGATGCTGGAGCGCCTTAACCGCTGGGCGCGCGATATGGGCCTTGCGGGCGCGAGCATTCGCCTGTTTCCGGAGCGCTGGCGGCTCGGCGCGCCGTCCGGCTTTACGCATCTGGCGCTGTCGCGTCAGGCATTCGAACCGGTGCGCATTCAGCGTCTCGGCCAGCAGACGCATTATCTGGGGACGCTGAACGGCCCGGAACTGCTGGTGGTGCTGCCGGAGGCAAAAGCTGTGGGCTCGGTGGCGATGTCGCTGCTCGGTGAACATGGCGAGCTCGGCGTGCTGATTTTCAGCAGCCGCGACCCGCAACATTATCAGCCAGGGCAGGGCACGCAGCTGTTGCATGAGCTGTCGCTGATGCTGCCCGATCTGCTGGCG
- the hemX gene encoding uroporphyrinogen-III C-methyltransferase, translating into MTEQQHTPATVEETPQVVETTPQPEPTAKKDRTGKTALALSAVAIAIALATGAGLWTWGKKQADNQNANSDTLATQLTSLQNEQQAQKAALEKTIKAQADALAAANRQQETMARELDEVQKKVATISGSDAKTWQLAQADFLVKLAGRKLWSDQDATTAAALLKSADASLADMNDPSLITARRALTDDIAALASVTQVDYDGIILKLNQLSNQVDNLRLADNDSDDAPMDSDGSELSSSLSEWRQNLVKSWHNFMDSFITIRRRDDTAVPLLAPNQDIYLRENIRSRLLVAAQAVPRHQDEIYKQSLDNVSTWVRAYYDTNDAGTKAFLESIDGLTQQSITMDVPETLQSQAILEKLMQTRVRNLMAQPSVPGDATAPQVDDPQTQAPTDAAPTQGEQ; encoded by the coding sequence ATGACGGAACAACAACACACCCCTGCTACGGTTGAAGAAACCCCGCAGGTTGTGGAGACAACGCCACAGCCGGAACCGACCGCGAAAAAAGACCGCACCGGCAAAACCGCGCTCGCGCTCAGCGCTGTGGCCATCGCCATTGCGCTGGCGACAGGCGCGGGCCTGTGGACCTGGGGCAAGAAACAGGCCGACAACCAAAACGCCAACAGCGATACCCTCGCCACCCAGTTAACCTCGTTGCAAAACGAGCAGCAGGCGCAGAAAGCCGCGCTGGAGAAAACCATCAAAGCGCAGGCGGACGCGCTTGCAGCGGCGAACCGCCAGCAGGAGACGATGGCGCGCGAGCTGGACGAGGTGCAGAAGAAAGTCGCTACTATCTCCGGCAGCGATGCCAAAACCTGGCAGCTCGCCCAGGCCGATTTTCTGGTGAAGCTCGCCGGGCGTAAGCTCTGGAGCGATCAGGACGCTACCACCGCCGCCGCGCTACTGAAAAGCGCTGACGCGAGCCTCGCCGACATGAACGATCCGAGCCTTATCACCGCGCGTCGCGCGTTGACTGACGATATCGCCGCGCTGGCGAGCGTCACACAGGTGGATTACGACGGCATTATTCTTAAACTCAATCAACTCTCTAACCAGGTCGACAATCTGCGCCTTGCGGATAACGACAGCGACGACGCGCCGATGGACAGCGATGGCAGCGAACTCTCCAGCTCGCTTAGCGAGTGGCGTCAGAATCTGGTGAAGAGCTGGCATAACTTTATGGACAGCTTTATCACCATCCGCCGCCGCGACGACACTGCCGTGCCGCTGCTGGCACCGAATCAGGATATCTATCTGCGCGAAAACATTCGCTCGCGTCTGCTGGTGGCCGCACAAGCCGTGCCGCGCCATCAGGATGAAATTTACAAGCAGTCGCTCGATAACGTCTCCACCTGGGTGCGCGCGTACTACGACACTAACGACGCGGGCACCAAAGCGTTTCTGGAATCCATCGACGGTCTGACCCAGCAGTCCATCACCATGGACGTGCCGGAAACGCTGCAAAGCCAGGCGATTCTGGAAAAGCTCATGCAAACGCGCGTGCGTAACCTGATGGCGCAACCGTCAGTGCCGGGCGATGCTACGGCGCCGCAAGTGGATGACCCGCAGACGCAAGCACCGACAGACGCGGCACCGACGCAGGGAGAACAGTAA
- the hemY gene encoding protoheme IX biogenesis protein HemY, whose product MLKVLLLFLLLIAGIVVGPMVAGHQGYVLIQTETWNIETSVTGLAIILILSLVVLFALEWLLRRLFRTGARTRGWFAGRKRSRARKQTKLALLKLAEGDYQQVEKLMSKNADHAEQPVVNYLLAAEAAQQRGDEARANQHLERAAELADNDQIPVEITRVRLQLARNENHAARHGVDRLLEVTPRHPEVLRLAEQAYIRTGAWSSLLDIIPSMQKAGVGDDEHRDALTRQAWIGLMDQARADQGSEGLKAWWRNQSRKTRHQPALQVAMAEHLIECDDHQTAQEIILDGLKRQYDDRLVLLMPRLKAGNPEQLEKALRQQIKTYGDRPLLWSTLGQLLMSHGEWKEASLAFRAALKQRPDAFDYAWLADVLDRLHQPEEAATMRRDGLLLTLQQNTPQ is encoded by the coding sequence ATGCTGAAAGTCTTGTTACTGTTCCTGCTGTTGATAGCCGGGATCGTGGTCGGCCCGATGGTGGCCGGACATCAGGGTTACGTGCTGATCCAGACGGAAACCTGGAATATTGAAACCAGCGTCACCGGCCTTGCGATCATTCTGATCCTCTCGCTGGTGGTGCTGTTCGCGCTTGAATGGCTGTTGCGTCGTCTGTTCCGCACCGGCGCGCGTACGCGCGGCTGGTTCGCGGGCCGCAAACGCAGCCGGGCGCGCAAGCAGACCAAACTGGCGCTGCTGAAGCTTGCCGAAGGCGACTATCAGCAGGTTGAAAAACTGATGTCGAAAAACGCCGATCATGCCGAACAGCCGGTAGTGAACTATCTGCTGGCCGCCGAAGCCGCCCAGCAGCGCGGCGACGAAGCGCGTGCGAATCAGCACCTTGAACGCGCGGCGGAACTGGCGGATAACGATCAGATCCCGGTTGAGATCACCCGCGTGCGACTGCAACTGGCGCGCAATGAAAATCACGCGGCCCGTCATGGCGTGGACCGCCTGCTGGAAGTCACGCCGCGCCACCCTGAAGTGCTGCGTCTGGCGGAGCAGGCGTATATTCGCACCGGCGCCTGGAGTTCGCTGCTGGATATTATTCCCTCGATGCAGAAAGCGGGCGTGGGCGACGACGAACATCGCGACGCGCTGACACGCCAGGCCTGGATCGGGTTGATGGATCAGGCGCGCGCCGATCAGGGCAGCGAAGGGCTGAAAGCCTGGTGGCGTAACCAGAGCCGTAAAACCCGTCACCAGCCGGCGTTGCAGGTGGCGATGGCGGAGCATCTTATCGAATGCGACGATCATCAGACCGCGCAGGAGATTATCCTCGATGGCCTGAAGCGCCAGTATGATGACCGTCTGGTGTTACTGATGCCGCGCCTGAAAGCCGGCAATCCGGAACAGCTGGAAAAAGCGCTGCGCCAGCAGATCAAAACCTACGGCGACCGCCCGCTGCTCTGGAGCACGTTAGGCCAGTTGCTGATGTCGCACGGCGAATGGAAAGAGGCGAGCCTCGCGTTTCGCGCCGCCCTTAAGCAGCGCCCGGACGCGTTCGACTACGCCTGGCTTGCCGACGTCCTTGACCGACTTCACCAGCCTGAAGAGGCCGCGACCATGCGCCGCGACGGCCTGCTGCTGACGCTACAGCAAAACACTCCGCAATAA
- the dapF gene encoding diaminopimelate epimerase, with protein sequence MQFSKMHGLGNDFMVVDAVTQNVFFSPELIRRLADRHQGVGFDQLLIVEPPYDPDLDFHYRIFNADGSEVAQCGNGARCFARFVRLKGLTNKREIRVSTANGRMILTVNEDELVRVNMGEPVFEPSQVPFRANKAEKTYIMRAAEQTVLCGVVSMGNPHCVIQVDDVSTAPVETLGPLMESHERFPERANIGFMQVMNPEHIRLRVFERGAGETQACGSGACGAVAVGIQQGLLAPQVRVDLPGGRLDIAWKGPGNPLFMTGPATHVYDGFIHL encoded by the coding sequence ATGCAGTTCTCTAAAATGCATGGCCTGGGTAACGACTTTATGGTCGTGGACGCGGTGACGCAAAACGTCTTCTTTTCCCCTGAGCTGATCCGCCGTCTGGCGGACAGGCACCAGGGGGTGGGGTTCGATCAACTGCTGATCGTCGAGCCGCCTTACGATCCTGACCTGGATTTTCACTACCGTATTTTCAACGCCGACGGCAGCGAAGTGGCGCAGTGTGGCAACGGCGCGCGCTGTTTCGCGCGTTTTGTGCGCCTGAAAGGGCTGACCAACAAACGTGAAATCCGCGTCAGCACGGCGAATGGCCGGATGATCTTAACGGTCAATGAAGACGAGCTGGTGCGCGTAAACATGGGCGAACCGGTATTCGAGCCCTCGCAGGTGCCGTTTCGCGCCAATAAAGCCGAGAAGACATACATCATGCGCGCCGCCGAACAGACCGTGCTGTGCGGCGTGGTCTCGATGGGCAACCCCCATTGCGTAATCCAGGTGGATGACGTCAGCACCGCGCCGGTGGAGACGCTGGGCCCGCTGATGGAAAGCCACGAGCGTTTCCCGGAGCGCGCCAACATTGGTTTTATGCAGGTGATGAACCCGGAACATATCCGGCTGCGCGTGTTCGAGCGTGGCGCCGGAGAAACCCAGGCCTGCGGCAGCGGCGCGTGCGGCGCGGTGGCGGTCGGCATTCAGCAGGGGCTGCTGGCGCCGCAGGTGCGCGTTGATCTCCCTGGCGGTCGGCTGGATATCGCCTGGAAAGGGCCGGGCAACCCGCTCTTTATGACCGGCCCCGCCACCCACGTTTATGATGGATTTATTCACTTATGA
- the lptM gene encoding LPS translocon maturation chaperone LptM — MKTIFRSLAVMLTLFSLTGCGLKGPLYFPPADSKAQPQKAPAPETQSTMPDTNNRGDTDGPTQVSTQ; from the coding sequence ATGAAAACGATTTTTCGCTCTCTGGCAGTGATGCTGACGCTGTTTAGCCTCACCGGCTGTGGCCTTAAAGGCCCGCTTTACTTCCCGCCAGCAGACAGCAAAGCCCAGCCGCAGAAAGCGCCGGCTCCGGAAACCCAGTCAACGATGCCGGACACCAACAACCGTGGCGATACCGATGGCCCGACGCAGGTGAGCACGCAGTAA
- the hemC gene encoding hydroxymethylbilane synthase, which yields MLDNVLRIATRQSPLALWQAQYVKQRLEACHPGLTVELVPMVTRGDVILDTPLAKVGGKGLFVKELELAMLDGRADIAVHSMKDVPVEFPEGLGLVTICEREDPRDAFVSNRFQRLDDMPAGSIVGTSSLRRQCQIAARRPDLIIRSLRGNVGTRLSKLDNGEYDAIILAVAGLKRLQLDARITSPLAPEESLPAVGQGAVGIECRLDDTRTRDLLAPLNHEETAVRVRAERAMNTRLEGGCQVPIGSYAELNDGELWLRALVGAPDGSRIVRGERRGTPQEARALGISLAEELLNHGAREILAEVYQGDGPA from the coding sequence ATGTTAGACAATGTATTAAGAATTGCCACCCGGCAAAGTCCGCTGGCGCTCTGGCAGGCACAATATGTTAAGCAACGGCTGGAAGCCTGCCATCCGGGGCTGACGGTTGAACTGGTGCCTATGGTGACGCGTGGCGACGTGATCCTCGATACGCCGCTGGCGAAAGTGGGCGGCAAGGGCCTGTTTGTGAAAGAACTGGAGCTTGCCATGCTGGATGGCCGCGCCGATATCGCGGTGCACTCCATGAAAGACGTACCGGTCGAATTCCCGGAAGGGCTGGGCCTGGTCACCATTTGCGAGCGCGAAGATCCGCGCGACGCCTTTGTGTCGAATCGCTTTCAGCGCCTCGATGACATGCCCGCCGGCAGCATCGTCGGCACCTCCAGCCTGCGCCGTCAGTGCCAGATAGCCGCTCGCCGCCCGGATCTGATCATCCGCTCGCTACGCGGCAACGTCGGTACGCGCCTGAGCAAACTCGACAACGGCGAGTATGACGCCATTATCCTGGCGGTCGCGGGGCTTAAGCGTCTGCAACTCGACGCGCGTATCACCAGCCCGCTCGCGCCGGAAGAGTCGCTGCCCGCCGTAGGCCAGGGCGCTGTCGGCATCGAATGCCGCCTTGACGATACGCGCACCCGCGATCTGCTCGCGCCGCTCAACCATGAAGAAACCGCCGTGCGCGTGCGCGCAGAACGCGCCATGAATACGCGGCTCGAAGGCGGTTGTCAGGTGCCTATCGGCAGCTATGCGGAACTCAACGACGGCGAGCTGTGGCTACGCGCGCTGGTTGGCGCGCCGGACGGTTCGCGCATCGTACGCGGCGAACGTCGCGGGACGCCGCAGGAGGCGCGGGCGCTCGGCATTTCGCTCGCCGAAGAGCTATTAAACCACGGCGCGCGCGAGATCCTCGCCGAGGTCTACCAGGGGGACGGCCCCGCATGA
- the cyaY gene encoding iron donor protein CyaY: MNDSEFHRLADGLWMTIEERLDAWDGDSDIDCEINGGVLTLSFENGSKIIINRQEPLHQVWLATKQGGYHFDYKNNEWVCDRSGEGFWDLLETAATQQAGEAVSFR; this comes from the coding sequence ATGAACGACAGCGAATTTCACCGCCTGGCCGATGGCCTGTGGATGACCATTGAAGAGCGTCTCGACGCGTGGGACGGCGACAGCGATATCGACTGCGAAATCAACGGCGGCGTACTGACGCTGTCGTTTGAAAACGGCAGTAAAATCATTATTAACCGTCAGGAGCCGCTGCATCAGGTGTGGCTGGCGACCAAACAGGGCGGCTACCACTTCGATTATAAAAATAACGAATGGGTCTGCGATCGCAGCGGTGAAGGATTCTGGGATCTGCTGGAAACCGCCGCCACGCAGCAGGCGGGCGAAGCGGTCAGCTTTCGTTAA
- the hemD gene encoding uroporphyrinogen-III synthase, protein MTILVTRPSPAGEELVSRLRALGQEAWSFPLIEFCPGQELPQLPALLDTLAPDDLLFALSQHAVSFANAHLQRLGRRWPRAVEAFAIGRTTALALHQVSGWHIHYPRDREISEVLLQLPELQNVAGKRALILRGNGGRELLGETLTERGAAVTFCECYQRSAKIYDGTQEAHRWHTRGITTLVVTSGEMLRQLHDLMPPWYRANWLLRCRLVVVSERLATLARELGWQNILVADNADNDALLRALQSLLHGKPQ, encoded by the coding sequence ATGACGATTCTGGTCACCCGCCCCTCTCCCGCCGGGGAGGAATTAGTGAGCCGTCTGCGCGCACTGGGGCAGGAGGCCTGGAGTTTTCCGCTGATTGAATTCTGCCCTGGTCAGGAACTCCCGCAGCTGCCCGCGTTACTCGATACGCTCGCGCCGGACGATCTTCTGTTCGCTCTCTCTCAGCACGCCGTCAGTTTTGCGAATGCGCATTTGCAGCGTCTGGGGCGTCGCTGGCCGCGCGCGGTGGAAGCGTTTGCTATCGGGCGTACCACGGCGCTGGCGCTGCATCAGGTCAGCGGATGGCACATCCACTACCCGCGCGATCGGGAAATCAGCGAAGTCTTGCTACAATTACCTGAATTACAAAACGTTGCCGGTAAGCGCGCACTGATTCTGCGGGGCAACGGCGGTCGTGAACTGTTAGGGGAAACCTTAACGGAGCGCGGCGCGGCGGTCACGTTTTGCGAATGCTATCAACGTAGCGCGAAGATTTACGACGGCACGCAGGAAGCGCATCGCTGGCACACCCGCGGCATCACGACGCTGGTGGTAACCAGCGGCGAAATGCTGCGTCAGCTGCATGACCTGATGCCGCCGTGGTATCGCGCGAACTGGTTGCTGCGCTGTCGGCTGGTGGTCGTCAGCGAGCGTCTGGCGACTCTCGCCCGGGAACTGGGCTGGCAGAATATTCTGGTCGCTGATAATGCCGATAACGACGCGCTGCTGCGCGCGTTGCAATCACTCTTACACGGGAAGCCACAATGA
- the cyaA gene encoding class I adenylate cyclase yields MYLYIETLKQRLDAINQLRVDRALAAMGPAFQQVYSLLPTLLHYHHPLMPGYLEGNVPYGICLYTPDETQRHYLNELETQRGMPAQQTVKGELPITGIYSMGSTSSVGQSCSSDLDIWVCHQAWLDNDERQLLQRKCSLLESWAASLGVEVSFFLIDENRFRHNESGSLGGEDCGSTQHILLLDEFYRTAVRMAGKRILWNMVPGDEEEHYDDYVMTLYAQGVLTPNEWMDLGGLSSLSAEEYFGASLWQLYKSIDSPYKAVLKTLLLEAYSWEYPNTRLLAKDIKQRLHDGEIVSFGLDPYCMMLERVTHYLTAIDDTARLDLVRRCFYLKVCEKLSRERACVGWRREVLSQLVKEWGWDDARLAMLDNRANWKIDQVREAHNELLDAMMQSYRNLIRFARRNNLSVSASPQDIGVLTRKLYAAFEALPGKVTLVNPQISPDLSEPTLTFIHVPPGRANRTGWYLYNRAPSMDSIISHQPLEYNRYLNKLVAWAWFNGLLTSRTRLFIKGNGICDLPKLQELVADVSHHFPLRLPAPTPKALYSPCEIRHLAIIVNLEYDPTAAFRNQVVHFDFRKLDVFSFGEQQQCLVGSIDLLYRNSWNEVRTLHFNGEQAMIEALKTILGKMHQDAAPPDSVEVFCYSQHLRGLIRTRVQQLVSECIEFRLSSTRLEPGRFKALRVAGQTWGLFFERLNVSVQKLENAIEFYGAISHNKLHGLSVQVETDHVQLPSVVDGFASEGIIQFFFEETNDDGFNIYILDESNRAEVYHHCEGSKEELVRDVSRFYSSSHDRFTYGSSFVNFNLPQFYQIVKVDGRQQVIPFRTQTINAVTPLKDDDSATPLLQQYQS; encoded by the coding sequence TTGTACCTCTATATTGAGACTCTGAAACAGAGACTGGATGCCATCAATCAATTGCGTGTGGATCGCGCGCTTGCTGCCATGGGGCCTGCTTTCCAACAGGTTTACAGTCTGCTGCCAACATTATTGCATTATCACCATCCGCTGATGCCGGGGTACCTTGAAGGTAACGTTCCCTACGGCATTTGCCTCTACACGCCTGATGAAACCCAACGCCACTACCTGAACGAGCTGGAAACGCAGCGCGGTATGCCTGCGCAACAAACCGTGAAGGGCGAATTGCCGATTACCGGCATCTATTCGATGGGCAGCACCTCCTCTGTGGGGCAGAGCTGTTCGTCCGATCTCGACATCTGGGTCTGCCATCAGGCATGGCTCGATAACGATGAACGTCAGCTCCTGCAACGTAAATGCAGCCTGCTGGAAAGCTGGGCGGCGTCGCTCGGTGTCGAAGTCAGTTTTTTCCTGATTGACGAAAACCGCTTCCGCCATAATGAAAGCGGCAGCCTCGGCGGCGAAGATTGCGGCTCCACGCAGCACATTTTGCTGCTGGATGAGTTCTACCGCACCGCCGTGCGCATGGCCGGCAAACGCATCCTGTGGAATATGGTGCCGGGCGACGAAGAAGAGCATTACGACGATTACGTCATGACGCTCTACGCCCAGGGCGTGTTGACGCCAAACGAGTGGATGGATCTGGGCGGCCTGAGCTCGCTGTCCGCCGAAGAGTATTTTGGCGCGAGCCTCTGGCAACTCTATAAAAGTATCGACTCCCCCTATAAAGCCGTGCTCAAAACGCTGCTGCTCGAAGCCTATTCCTGGGAATACCCGAACACCCGGCTGCTGGCGAAAGACATCAAACAGCGTCTGCACGACGGGGAAATCGTCTCCTTCGGGCTCGATCCCTACTGCATGATGCTGGAGCGTGTGACGCATTATCTGACGGCTATCGACGATACCGCGCGTCTTGATCTTGTGCGCCGCTGCTTCTACCTGAAAGTGTGCGAAAAGCTCTCCCGCGAGCGCGCCTGCGTCGGCTGGCGCCGGGAGGTGTTAAGCCAGCTGGTGAAAGAGTGGGGCTGGGACGATGCGCGTCTGGCCATGCTCGATAACCGCGCTAACTGGAAAATCGACCAGGTGCGTGAGGCGCATAACGAGCTGCTTGATGCGATGATGCAAAGTTATCGCAACCTGATCCGCTTCGCGCGCCGCAACAACCTGAGCGTCTCTGCGAGCCCGCAGGATATTGGCGTGCTGACGCGCAAACTTTACGCCGCGTTTGAAGCGCTGCCGGGTAAAGTCACGCTGGTTAACCCGCAGATTTCGCCGGATCTCTCCGAGCCGACGCTGACGTTTATCCACGTGCCGCCGGGCCGCGCCAACCGCACCGGCTGGTATCTCTACAACCGCGCGCCGAGCATGGATTCCATCATCAGCCATCAGCCGCTGGAATATAACCGTTATCTTAATAAGCTGGTGGCCTGGGCCTGGTTTAACGGCCTGCTGACATCACGCACCCGCCTGTTTATTAAGGGCAACGGTATCTGCGATCTGCCGAAGTTACAGGAGCTGGTCGCCGACGTGTCGCACCATTTCCCGCTGCGCCTGCCCGCGCCGACGCCAAAAGCGCTCTATAGCCCGTGCGAAATCCGCCATCTGGCGATTATCGTCAATCTCGAATATGACCCGACGGCGGCCTTCCGCAATCAGGTGGTACATTTCGATTTCCGCAAGCTCGACGTATTCAGCTTCGGCGAACAGCAGCAGTGCCTGGTGGGCAGCATCGATCTGCTGTATCGCAACTCGTGGAACGAAGTGCGCACGCTGCACTTCAACGGCGAGCAGGCGATGATCGAGGCGCTGAAAACGATTCTCGGCAAAATGCACCAGGACGCCGCGCCGCCGGACAGCGTCGAAGTGTTCTGTTACAGCCAGCATCTGCGCGGTTTGATTCGCACCCGCGTGCAGCAGCTGGTCTCCGAATGCATTGAGTTCCGACTCTCCAGCACCCGCCTTGAGCCGGGCCGCTTCAAAGCGCTGCGCGTGGCGGGCCAGACCTGGGGTCTGTTCTTCGAGCGCCTGAACGTCTCGGTACAGAAGCTGGAAAACGCCATCGAGTTTTACGGCGCGATTTCGCATAACAAACTGCACGGGTTATCGGTGCAGGTTGAAACCGATCACGTCCAGTTGCCGTCGGTCGTGGACGGATTCGCGAGCGAAGGGATTATTCAGTTCTTCTTTGAAGAGACGAACGACGACGGCTTTAACATCTATATTCTCGATGAAAGCAACCGCGCCGAGGTGTATCACCACTGCGAGGGGAGCAAAGAGGAGCTGGTGCGCGACGTGAGCCGGTTCTATTCATCATCACATGACCGCTTTACCTACGGCTCAAGCTTCGTAAACTTCAACCTGCCGCAGTTCTACCAGATTGTGAAAGTGGATGGCCGCCAGCAGGTGATCCCGTTTCGCACCCAGACCATTAACGCCGTGACGCCGCTCAAAGATGACGACAGCGCCACGCCGCTGTTACAGCAATATCAGTCCTGA